The following proteins come from a genomic window of Corallococcus sp. NCRR:
- a CDS encoding c-type cytochrome, with product MRRQGWAALCAVTTLVLSGCKEREVANTWSNASGSVALSRDDSLLYVVDADNGILAVVDTARREKVSEVRVGPRPERVMVGPDDTVYVTNRGGRSVSVIRKGDAVEAARVPVGVEPTGMALSPDGRTLYVVNSAMRESAARGSLTAIDTGTLTARWELPLGEEPRGIALLEDGRKAAVSLFRQGDVMTVDLSDANQPQVMRGGTDLLAKANRPSPPAAPSEFDPPPMNPQQGPRSFRSRGMVDLLSAPDGRRLFAPVLWSREDPLGGPVDGRGPDTGDSMYGGGTPCGAAAGGGVVAAGLITFDAEDDAPRPVVDDLDQCKPPPEEKPDYPTSLIASPLFDTPLQGPSAAVVDPTGAWLFLVNQDSNNVAILPSWRRSGSDLVNETSPVRQVVAVGAGPNGIALTRDGRKAYVYNAFDHTVSTLGSSGNGLGDIREEGERLVIAGDTLSPLAAEGRRLFFSAVDRRMTSPSVAVSCASCHLEGREDGHVWGFPDGPRQTPSLAGRMTTATAPFHWSGEFSALGDFMSATVKDRMGGQELDADTVAKLGAFIDAIPATDNAFRGEPLTAAQARGAALFTQAKCDTCHTGAALTDNRNVDVGTFVLSGVLRDAAAVIQAGLNTPSLLGVGRTAPYLHDGSAPTLKARLMNGRETNQHGMTAGLSDADMDDLVAYLETL from the coding sequence ATGCGACGGCAGGGATGGGCCGCGCTGTGCGCGGTGACGACGCTGGTGCTGTCGGGTTGCAAGGAGCGCGAGGTCGCGAACACCTGGAGCAACGCCTCCGGGTCCGTGGCGCTCAGCCGGGACGACTCGCTGCTCTACGTGGTGGACGCGGACAACGGCATCCTCGCCGTGGTGGACACCGCCCGCCGGGAGAAGGTGTCCGAGGTGCGGGTGGGCCCGCGCCCGGAGCGCGTGATGGTGGGCCCGGACGACACCGTGTACGTGACGAACCGGGGCGGCCGGAGCGTGTCCGTCATCCGCAAGGGAGACGCGGTGGAGGCCGCGCGCGTCCCGGTGGGCGTGGAGCCCACGGGCATGGCGCTGTCTCCGGATGGCCGCACGCTGTACGTGGTGAACAGCGCCATGCGTGAGTCCGCCGCGAGGGGCAGCCTCACCGCCATCGACACGGGCACGCTCACGGCGCGCTGGGAATTGCCGCTGGGGGAGGAGCCGCGCGGCATCGCGCTGCTGGAGGACGGCCGCAAGGCGGCGGTGTCCCTGTTCCGTCAGGGCGACGTGATGACGGTGGACCTGTCGGACGCGAACCAGCCCCAGGTGATGCGCGGCGGCACGGACCTGCTCGCGAAGGCCAACCGGCCGTCGCCCCCTGCTGCCCCATCGGAGTTCGATCCGCCGCCCATGAATCCCCAGCAGGGCCCGCGCTCCTTCCGGTCGCGCGGCATGGTGGACCTGTTGAGCGCCCCGGACGGCCGGCGCCTCTTCGCGCCGGTGCTGTGGTCGCGCGAAGACCCCCTGGGCGGGCCCGTGGACGGGCGCGGGCCCGATACGGGGGACTCCATGTACGGCGGCGGGACGCCCTGCGGCGCGGCGGCCGGTGGCGGCGTGGTGGCCGCGGGCCTCATCACCTTCGACGCGGAGGACGACGCGCCCCGGCCGGTGGTGGACGACCTGGACCAGTGCAAGCCGCCGCCGGAGGAGAAGCCGGACTACCCCACGTCGCTCATCGCGAGCCCCCTGTTCGATACGCCCCTGCAGGGGCCCTCGGCGGCGGTGGTGGACCCCACGGGCGCGTGGCTGTTCCTGGTGAACCAGGACTCGAACAACGTGGCCATCCTGCCCTCGTGGCGCCGCTCTGGTTCGGACCTGGTGAACGAGACGAGCCCGGTGCGGCAGGTGGTGGCGGTGGGCGCGGGCCCCAACGGCATCGCGCTCACGCGGGACGGGCGCAAGGCGTACGTCTACAACGCGTTCGACCACACGGTCAGCACGCTGGGCTCCAGCGGCAACGGGTTGGGGGACATCCGCGAGGAGGGCGAGCGCCTGGTCATCGCGGGCGACACGCTGTCGCCGCTGGCGGCGGAGGGCCGGCGGTTGTTCTTCAGCGCGGTGGACCGGCGGATGACCAGCCCGTCCGTGGCGGTGTCCTGCGCGTCGTGCCACCTGGAGGGCCGCGAGGACGGCCACGTGTGGGGCTTCCCGGACGGGCCGCGCCAGACGCCCAGCCTGGCGGGGCGCATGACCACGGCGACAGCGCCCTTCCACTGGAGCGGCGAGTTCTCCGCGCTGGGCGACTTCATGAGCGCCACGGTGAAGGACCGCATGGGCGGCCAGGAGCTGGACGCGGACACGGTGGCGAAGCTGGGGGCGTTCATCGACGCCATCCCCGCGACGGACAACGCGTTCCGGGGCGAGCCGCTGACGGCGGCGCAGGCGCGCGGAGCCGCCCTCTTCACGCAGGCGAAGTGCGACACGTGTCACACGGGCGCGGCGCTCACGGACAACCGCAACGTGGACGTGGGCACGTTCGTGCTCTCGGGCGTGCTGCGGGACGCGGCGGCGGTCATCCAGGCGGGGCTCAACACGCCGTCGCTCCTGGGCGTGGGCCGCACCGCGCCGTACCTGCATGACGGCAGCGCGCCCACGCTCAAGGCCCGCCTGATGAACGGCCGCGAGACGAACCAGCACGGCATGACCGCGGGGCTGTCCGACGCGGACATGGACGACCTGGTGGCGTACCTGGAGACGCTGTAG
- the proB gene encoding glutamate 5-kinase, translated as MTDSARNALRGARRVVVKIGTNALTSATGRFNRAHFDALGQDLLWAAGGRELVVVSSGAIALGMERLGLPARPRDIPGKQACAAVGQSRLMQAYEEAFGHAARTVAQVLLTHEDVQERRRYLNVKHTLERLLAAGVVPVINENDTVSVDELKFGDNDTLASLVAGVVEADALVLLSDVEGLYTADPRKDAGARLMPAVPRVTADVLALAGDATSAVGTGGMASKVRAAARAAELGIPCVITSGAVPGRLRGVLEGDAVGTLFEPAGRRSARTAWIAHALRPRGRLVVDAGAKEAIVTGKRSLLPSGVTGVEGDFSRGDPVDLTDAAGAVFARGLSTYDANELRRIAGRRSADIEAVLGYRYLDEAVHRDDLAVL; from the coding sequence GTGACTGATTCCGCACGCAACGCCTTGCGCGGGGCCCGCCGCGTGGTGGTGAAGATTGGGACCAACGCGCTGACGAGCGCCACGGGCCGCTTCAACCGTGCCCACTTCGACGCGCTGGGGCAGGACCTGCTGTGGGCCGCCGGGGGCCGGGAGCTGGTGGTGGTGTCCAGCGGCGCCATCGCCCTGGGCATGGAGCGGCTGGGGCTGCCCGCCCGCCCCCGGGATATTCCCGGCAAGCAGGCGTGCGCGGCGGTGGGGCAGAGCCGCCTGATGCAGGCGTACGAGGAGGCCTTCGGCCACGCGGCCCGGACGGTGGCCCAGGTGCTGCTCACCCACGAGGACGTGCAGGAGCGACGGCGCTACCTCAACGTGAAGCACACGCTGGAGCGGCTGCTGGCGGCGGGCGTGGTGCCCGTCATCAACGAGAACGACACCGTGTCCGTGGACGAGCTGAAGTTCGGCGACAACGACACGCTGGCGAGCCTGGTGGCCGGCGTGGTGGAGGCGGACGCGCTGGTCCTCCTGTCGGACGTGGAGGGGCTCTACACCGCCGACCCGCGCAAGGACGCCGGGGCCCGCCTGATGCCCGCCGTGCCGCGCGTCACCGCGGACGTGCTGGCCCTGGCCGGTGACGCCACCAGCGCGGTGGGCACGGGCGGCATGGCGTCCAAGGTTCGCGCCGCCGCGCGCGCCGCGGAGCTGGGCATCCCCTGCGTCATCACCTCCGGCGCGGTGCCCGGCCGCCTGCGCGGCGTGCTGGAGGGCGACGCCGTGGGCACGCTCTTCGAGCCCGCCGGACGCCGCAGCGCGCGCACCGCGTGGATCGCCCACGCCCTGAGGCCCCGGGGCCGGCTGGTGGTGGACGCGGGCGCGAAGGAGGCCATCGTCACCGGCAAGCGCAGCCTCCTGCCCAGCGGCGTGACGGGCGTGGAGGGGGACTTCAGCCGGGGAGACCCGGTGGACCTGACGGACGCGGCCGGGGCGGTGTTCGCCCGGGGCCTGTCCACCTACGACGCCAACGAGCTCCGGCGCATCGCCGGGCGGCGCAGCGCGGACATCGAGGCGGTGCTGGGCTACCGCTACCTGGATGAGGCGGTGCACCGCGACGACCTGGCGGTGCTGTAG
- a CDS encoding NAD(P)H-dependent glycerol-3-phosphate dehydrogenase — MRGSVIGAGSFGTALANVLAVNCDEVRLWGREPSTVEAINTRHENDTYLKGIPLSERVRATTDLEEALAGSEMVVLATPSHATREVLARAKAFLPKSVPLVTVSKGIENGTLLTMTELLEDCLPEEFHPYVAVLSGPSFAKELARRMPTVVTIASHWDKVAQRCQKALQTDTFRSYTSTDVVGVQYGGALKNVIAIAAGMADGLGMGHNARAAIITRGLAEITRLAVRKGANPLTLSGLSGMGDLVLTCTGELSRNRHVGMELGKGRKLPDILAEMKEVAEGVKTAKSARDLSLKTGVELPICEQVYLIAYEGKNAKMAVVDLMTRQPKSELSGV, encoded by the coding sequence ATGCGCGGCAGTGTCATCGGTGCAGGTTCGTTCGGAACGGCGCTCGCCAACGTGCTCGCGGTGAATTGCGACGAAGTCCGCCTGTGGGGCCGTGAGCCCTCCACCGTGGAGGCCATCAACACCCGCCACGAGAACGACACCTACTTGAAGGGCATCCCCCTCTCCGAGCGCGTGCGCGCGACCACGGACCTGGAGGAGGCGCTGGCCGGCTCGGAGATGGTGGTGCTCGCCACGCCCAGCCACGCCACGCGCGAGGTGCTCGCGCGCGCCAAGGCCTTCCTCCCGAAGAGCGTGCCGCTGGTCACGGTGTCCAAGGGCATCGAGAACGGCACGCTGCTCACCATGACGGAGCTGTTGGAGGACTGCCTGCCGGAGGAGTTCCACCCGTACGTCGCGGTGCTCTCCGGCCCCAGCTTCGCCAAGGAACTCGCGCGCCGCATGCCCACGGTGGTGACCATCGCGTCGCACTGGGACAAGGTGGCCCAGCGCTGTCAGAAGGCGCTGCAGACGGACACCTTCCGCTCGTACACGTCCACGGACGTGGTGGGCGTGCAGTACGGCGGCGCGCTGAAGAACGTCATCGCCATCGCCGCGGGCATGGCGGACGGCCTGGGCATGGGCCACAACGCGCGGGCCGCCATCATCACGCGCGGCCTGGCGGAGATCACCCGGCTCGCGGTGAGGAAGGGCGCCAACCCGCTGACGCTCTCCGGCCTGTCCGGCATGGGCGACCTGGTGCTCACCTGCACGGGCGAGCTCAGCCGCAACCGCCACGTGGGCATGGAGCTGGGCAAGGGCCGCAAGCTGCCGGACATCCTCGCGGAGATGAAGGAGGTCGCCGAGGGCGTCAAGACGGCCAAGAGCGCGCGCGACCTGTCCCTCAAGACGGGCGTGGAGCTGCCCATCTGCGAGCAGGTCTACCTCATCGCCTACGAGGGCAAGAACGCCAAGATGGCGGTGGTGGACCTGATGACGCGCCAGCCGAAGTCGGAGCTGTCCGGCGTCTGA
- a CDS encoding response regulator transcription factor translates to MSTSVPHDDKPQRILVVEDDLSILTGVSMNLRFEGYEVLQAQDGRTGLAKALDESPDLLVLDLMLPEMNGYEVIRELRQRGRDTPVVVLSARGQESDKILGLNLGADDYVVKPFGLQELLARIKAVLRRRFGTTGTTPPPVMFGDVKVDLSQRTVARDGQPVELTAQEFKLLAHFLAHPGRTFTREELLSGAWGYHYEGSARTVDNFMRQLRLKFEADPEAPRHFLTVRGLGYRFER, encoded by the coding sequence ATGAGCACCTCCGTCCCTCACGACGACAAGCCCCAGCGCATCCTGGTGGTGGAGGACGACCTGTCCATCCTCACCGGCGTGTCCATGAACCTGCGCTTCGAAGGCTACGAGGTGCTCCAGGCCCAGGACGGCCGCACGGGCCTGGCCAAGGCGCTGGACGAGTCGCCGGACCTGCTGGTGCTGGACCTGATGCTGCCGGAGATGAACGGCTACGAAGTGATTCGCGAGCTGCGCCAGCGCGGCCGGGACACGCCCGTGGTGGTGCTGTCCGCGCGGGGCCAGGAGTCGGACAAGATATTGGGCCTCAACCTGGGCGCGGACGACTACGTGGTGAAGCCCTTCGGGCTCCAGGAGCTGCTCGCGCGCATCAAGGCGGTGCTGCGCCGCCGCTTCGGGACCACGGGCACCACGCCGCCGCCGGTGATGTTCGGGGACGTGAAGGTGGACCTGTCCCAGCGCACGGTCGCGCGCGACGGGCAGCCGGTGGAGCTGACGGCGCAGGAGTTCAAGCTGCTGGCGCACTTCCTCGCCCACCCGGGCCGCACCTTCACCCGCGAGGAGCTGCTGTCCGGCGCGTGGGGCTACCACTACGAGGGCAGCGCGCGCACGGTGGACAACTTCATGCGCCAGCTGCGGCTGAAGTTCGAAGCGGACCCGGAAGCGCCCCGCCACTTCCTCACCGTGCGCGGCCTGGGCTACCGCTTCGAGCGCTGA
- a CDS encoding helix-turn-helix transcriptional regulator, producing the protein MDRTERILDLVALLLDAREPISWAELREHFPADYGGSDDAAERKFERDKAELVELGFPLSYVQGDDERRDGYLVDRNVYYLPEADLTKEELAVLYAAGSAALASGAFPGRDDLAHALRKIGFFAGESLPTPRVRMELGTGQQGQEKEVSARLEQLWDACSAHKWVQLTYGSPRKDGVTERRVDPYGLALRRGVWTLVGYCHLRQGLRTFHVHRIRELKVNTARPRTPDFEVPADFSLDAHVAYFPWQYRFHEPLEVTLQLTGPQASRAGSLFPGAALEPVSEGVVRARFPVTFLDGLTRFVLSLGQDCRVEGPPEARERLERMAANILAKHAPVEGQRVSA; encoded by the coding sequence ATGGACCGCACGGAACGCATCCTTGATCTCGTGGCACTGCTGCTCGACGCGCGGGAACCCATCTCGTGGGCCGAACTGCGTGAGCACTTCCCCGCGGACTACGGCGGCTCGGATGACGCCGCCGAGCGCAAGTTCGAGCGCGACAAGGCGGAGCTCGTCGAGCTGGGCTTCCCGCTGAGCTACGTGCAGGGCGACGACGAGCGGCGCGACGGCTACCTCGTCGACCGCAACGTCTACTACCTGCCGGAGGCGGACCTCACGAAGGAGGAGCTCGCCGTGCTCTACGCCGCCGGCTCCGCCGCGCTGGCGTCCGGCGCGTTTCCCGGCCGCGACGACCTGGCGCACGCCCTGCGGAAAATCGGCTTCTTCGCCGGCGAATCCCTGCCCACCCCGCGCGTGCGCATGGAGCTGGGCACCGGCCAGCAGGGCCAGGAGAAGGAGGTCTCCGCCCGCCTGGAGCAGCTCTGGGACGCGTGCTCCGCGCACAAGTGGGTGCAGCTGACCTACGGCAGCCCCCGCAAGGACGGCGTCACGGAGCGGCGCGTGGACCCGTACGGCCTGGCGCTCCGGCGCGGCGTGTGGACGCTGGTGGGCTACTGCCACCTGCGCCAGGGCCTGCGCACCTTCCACGTCCACCGCATCCGCGAGCTGAAGGTGAACACCGCCCGGCCGCGCACGCCGGACTTCGAGGTGCCGGCGGACTTCTCGCTGGACGCCCACGTGGCGTACTTCCCCTGGCAGTACCGCTTCCATGAGCCGCTGGAGGTGACGCTCCAGCTCACCGGGCCGCAGGCCTCGCGCGCGGGCTCGCTGTTCCCGGGCGCGGCGCTGGAGCCGGTGTCCGAAGGCGTGGTGCGGGCCCGCTTCCCGGTGACGTTCCTGGACGGGCTGACGCGCTTCGTCCTGTCCCTGGGGCAGGACTGCCGCGTGGAGGGGCCTCCGGAGGCGCGCGAGCGCCTGGAGCGGATGGCGGCGAACATCCTGGCGAAGCACGCGCCGGTGGAAGGTCAGCGGGTGAGCGCATGA
- a CDS encoding class I SAM-dependent methyltransferase: MAGNDARGRTPLSLVGQEPDLVFYTRQASEHGGPVLVLGAANGRVPWALAGHGFSTVGVDPSEAMIRSAEERRASESQDVSGRTRLIVADPRALRLPEQFPLVLAPQHALGLMSGRDDLEAFLATVRHHLAPGGTFIYDVLNAPREPVLPRDDDEPGAAVEPRRPLFALHLRERRPAGGQSPIRRLKLKHFLPEELENALIASGLTLRERYGRFDGKPFDLEDLRQIGVAGV; this comes from the coding sequence ATGGCAGGCAACGACGCGCGCGGCCGCACCCCGCTGTCCCTCGTGGGACAGGAGCCGGACCTCGTCTTCTACACACGGCAGGCGTCCGAGCACGGCGGGCCCGTGCTCGTGCTGGGGGCCGCCAACGGCCGGGTGCCGTGGGCGCTCGCGGGTCACGGCTTCTCCACCGTCGGCGTGGACCCCTCCGAGGCGATGATCCGCTCCGCCGAGGAGCGCCGCGCCTCCGAATCCCAGGACGTCTCCGGGCGCACGCGCCTCATCGTCGCGGACCCCCGCGCGCTGCGGCTGCCGGAGCAGTTCCCCCTGGTGCTCGCACCGCAGCACGCGCTGGGCCTGATGTCCGGCCGCGACGACCTGGAGGCGTTCCTCGCCACCGTGCGCCACCACCTGGCCCCCGGCGGCACCTTCATCTACGACGTGCTCAACGCCCCGCGCGAACCCGTGCTGCCTCGCGATGACGACGAGCCCGGCGCCGCCGTGGAGCCCCGCCGCCCCCTCTTCGCCCTGCACCTGCGTGAGCGGCGTCCGGCGGGCGGCCAGAGCCCCATCCGCCGCCTCAAGCTGAAGCACTTCCTGCCGGAGGAGCTGGAGAACGCGCTCATCGCCAGCGGACTCACGCTGCGCGAGCGCTACGGCCGCTTCGACGGCAAGCCCTTCGACCTGGAGGACCTGCGCCAGATTGGCGTCGCCGGGGTTTGA
- the hflX gene encoding GTPase HflX produces the protein MKEIFGNTLGLKSSEQQRLRNTFRRRVDPREIVSAELARHLTELSHELNRQVGVLINRKGDIEHVVVGNAHKLELPDIGRARAGQIRLRGLRLVHTHLKSEPLTKDDLTDLALLRLDCVAAVGVGHEGLPGVLHWAYLVPENGAGEFWHVSTLPNVHGEQPDLLATLDALEEEFNRKAAARTVSGKERAILVAVCLDGNRARAESSLAELKELARTAGVEVVDSVLQMKREADPRYLIGRGKLEDLNLRSMQSMVDLLIFDKDLTPSQGRHIGDATSLKILDRTQLILDIFAQRAQTAEGKLQVELAQLKYRLPRLVQGDDSLSRLMGGGVGGRGPGETKLEIDRRRVRERITNLERRIDVISRERSVRRAQRNRREVPVISIVGYTNAGKSTLLNAITNAEVLAEDKLFATLDPTSRRLRFPQEREVIITDTVGFIRDLPKDLVAAFRATLEELYDASLLLHVVDASDPARDDQVEAVEKILASLGLMEKPRLMVWNKADQLAADEVESLLRSRGGVAISAVKREGLATLLAKADTTLFAEGASESIGVV, from the coding sequence TTGAAGGAAATCTTCGGCAACACCCTGGGCCTGAAGTCGAGCGAGCAGCAGCGGCTGCGCAACACGTTCCGCCGCCGCGTGGATCCGCGCGAAATCGTGTCCGCGGAGCTTGCCCGCCACCTCACCGAGCTTTCGCACGAGCTCAACCGCCAGGTGGGCGTCCTCATCAACCGCAAGGGCGACATCGAGCACGTCGTCGTCGGCAACGCGCACAAGCTGGAGCTGCCGGACATCGGCCGTGCGCGCGCCGGGCAGATCCGTCTGCGTGGCCTGCGGCTGGTGCACACGCACCTGAAGAGCGAACCCCTGACGAAGGACGACCTCACGGACCTCGCGCTCCTGCGCCTGGACTGCGTGGCGGCCGTGGGCGTGGGCCATGAAGGCCTGCCCGGCGTGCTGCACTGGGCCTACCTGGTGCCGGAGAACGGCGCGGGTGAGTTCTGGCACGTGTCCACCCTGCCCAACGTGCACGGTGAACAGCCGGACCTCCTGGCCACGCTGGACGCGCTGGAAGAGGAGTTCAACCGCAAGGCCGCCGCGCGCACGGTGTCCGGGAAGGAGCGCGCCATCCTGGTGGCGGTGTGCCTGGACGGCAACCGCGCCCGGGCGGAGTCGTCCCTGGCGGAGCTGAAGGAGCTGGCGCGCACCGCGGGCGTGGAGGTGGTGGACAGCGTGCTCCAGATGAAGCGCGAGGCGGATCCTCGCTACCTCATCGGCCGGGGCAAGCTGGAGGACCTGAACCTGCGCTCCATGCAGTCCATGGTGGACCTGCTCATCTTCGACAAGGACCTCACCCCGTCGCAGGGCCGCCACATCGGCGATGCGACGAGCCTGAAGATATTGGACCGCACGCAGCTCATCCTGGACATCTTCGCGCAGCGCGCGCAGACGGCCGAGGGCAAGCTGCAGGTGGAGCTGGCGCAGCTGAAGTACCGGCTGCCCCGGCTGGTGCAGGGGGATGACTCGCTCAGCCGCCTCATGGGCGGTGGCGTGGGTGGCCGCGGTCCCGGTGAGACGAAGCTCGAAATCGACCGCCGCCGCGTGCGCGAGCGCATCACCAACCTGGAGCGCCGCATCGACGTCATCAGCCGCGAGCGCAGCGTCCGCCGGGCGCAGCGCAACCGGCGCGAGGTGCCGGTCATCTCCATCGTGGGCTACACCAACGCGGGCAAGTCCACGCTGCTCAACGCCATCACCAACGCGGAGGTGCTGGCGGAGGACAAGCTGTTCGCCACGCTGGACCCCACGAGCCGGCGCCTGCGCTTCCCGCAGGAGCGCGAGGTCATCATCACCGACACGGTGGGCTTCATCCGGGACCTGCCCAAGGACCTGGTGGCGGCCTTCCGCGCCACGCTGGAGGAGCTGTACGACGCGAGCCTCCTGTTGCACGTGGTGGACGCGAGCGACCCGGCGCGCGACGATCAGGTGGAGGCGGTGGAGAAGATCCTCGCCTCGCTGGGCCTGATGGAGAAGCCGCGCCTGATGGTGTGGAACAAGGCGGACCAACTGGCCGCGGACGAGGTGGAGTCGCTCCTGCGCTCGCGGGGCGGCGTGGCCATCAGCGCGGTGAAGCGTGAAGGCCTGGCGACGCTCCTGGCCAAGGCGGACACCACCCTGTTCGCCGAGGGTGCGTCCGAGTCCATCGGCGTCGTGTGA
- a CDS encoding helix-turn-helix transcriptional regulator: MSNVHERLRRLLFLVPYVSKHPGVTVEALAKALNISREDLLEELDLLTCVGRPPFNPDDYIDIYVDNDRVYVDLDQRLFAPPRLTAGEAAALAAAAELLRPATGDALQSALTKLEGIIPPAARERFRDMYRKIDASADAPPALGPLTRAILERLEVTFGYASPGRPAEPRRVRPYELLSHRGQWYLQGFCHTRQDARLFRLDRMEDLAVTTTAFQPPPDARADVPNPARGASEASVRVRFTPTAAPYVKERFGQDARPLADGGVEVRVAGDSERWLTQWVLSFGGEAEVLEPASARAAVARAVHASIGS, encoded by the coding sequence ATGAGCAACGTCCACGAGCGGCTGCGCCGCCTGCTGTTCCTCGTCCCCTACGTCTCCAAGCACCCCGGCGTCACCGTGGAGGCCCTGGCCAAGGCCCTCAACATCAGCCGCGAGGACCTGCTGGAGGAGCTGGACCTGCTCACCTGCGTGGGCCGGCCGCCCTTCAACCCGGACGACTACATCGACATCTACGTGGACAACGACCGCGTCTACGTGGACCTGGATCAGCGCCTGTTCGCGCCGCCCCGGCTGACCGCGGGCGAGGCCGCGGCCCTGGCCGCCGCGGCGGAGCTCTTGCGCCCGGCCACCGGCGACGCGCTCCAGAGCGCCCTCACCAAGCTGGAGGGCATCATCCCGCCCGCCGCCCGCGAGCGCTTCCGGGACATGTACCGGAAGATCGACGCCTCCGCGGACGCGCCCCCGGCGCTGGGGCCCCTCACCCGGGCCATCCTGGAGCGGCTGGAGGTGACGTTCGGCTACGCCAGCCCCGGCCGCCCCGCGGAGCCGCGCCGGGTGCGCCCCTACGAGCTGCTCAGCCACCGGGGCCAGTGGTACCTCCAGGGCTTCTGCCACACCCGCCAGGACGCGCGCCTGTTCCGGTTGGACCGCATGGAGGACCTGGCCGTCACCACCACCGCCTTCCAGCCTCCGCCGGACGCCCGCGCGGACGTGCCCAACCCGGCCCGTGGCGCCAGCGAGGCCTCCGTCCGGGTTCGCTTCACCCCCACGGCCGCACCCTACGTGAAGGAGCGCTTCGGGCAGGACGCCCGCCCGCTCGCCGACGGAGGGGTGGAGGTGCGGGTGGCCGGAGACAGTGAGCGCTGGCTCACGCAGTGGGTGCTATCCTTCGGGGGAGAGGCGGAGGTGCTGGAGCCGGCGAGCGCGCGCGCCGCCGTTGCCCGAGCCGTACATGCCTCGATAGGCTCCTAG
- a CDS encoding sensor histidine kinase, producing MSRPAPVILSFRRTFALLILLVVLPSAGLSGFGVVAIINERAAVEKRLEAAWRGTLADLSAEVPRALGSGRLERVGTERLAFVLPDDRELSDPDGTFHVENGLVRTKDPQLAEALAALVPEAASLPTVPTVFSLATGGRAVMVAAERQGAAVRGVRLSGVALDALLTEKAQGRATSEPVRFTLLPVPRDTSSEGGLVNRLMSEVAQARQNALGPPVLAERVLSAPLQDFRLVVLPTGEDPVASASTRNRVVYGVLLGLFYLTLTFGVGYTARVLYREARLSRMKTDFVSLVSHELRTPLTSIRMFIETLALGRLKDPAQQQEVLDLLTKETERLSDLIERVLDWARIESGRKVYQRESLPVTNVVDAAVAAFRTQRHGDGMEFTVNVEDGLPPVEVDRVAVAGALLNLLQNAYKYSGPTHRRIALRARRDGGHVNLSVEDNGVGIARKDLKRIFERFYRVDNLLTRKTEGSGLGLAISKRIVDAHGGRISVKSEPGQGSCFTIQLPVGHE from the coding sequence GTGTCTCGTCCCGCGCCCGTCATCCTCAGCTTCCGGCGCACGTTCGCGCTGCTCATCCTGCTGGTCGTGCTGCCCTCGGCCGGCCTGTCCGGCTTCGGCGTCGTGGCCATCATCAACGAGCGCGCCGCGGTGGAGAAACGCCTGGAGGCCGCGTGGCGGGGGACGCTGGCGGACCTGTCCGCGGAGGTGCCCCGCGCGCTCGGCAGCGGACGCCTGGAGCGCGTGGGCACCGAGCGGTTGGCCTTCGTGCTGCCGGATGACCGGGAGCTGTCCGACCCGGACGGCACCTTCCACGTGGAGAACGGGCTCGTCCGCACGAAGGACCCTCAACTGGCGGAGGCCCTGGCGGCGCTGGTGCCGGAGGCCGCCTCGCTGCCCACGGTGCCCACCGTCTTCTCGCTCGCCACGGGAGGCCGCGCGGTGATGGTGGCCGCCGAGCGCCAGGGCGCCGCCGTGCGCGGCGTGCGGCTGTCAGGCGTGGCGCTGGACGCGCTCCTGACGGAGAAGGCGCAGGGGCGGGCCACGTCGGAGCCGGTGCGCTTCACGCTCCTGCCCGTGCCGCGCGACACGTCGAGCGAGGGCGGGCTCGTCAACCGGCTGATGTCGGAGGTGGCGCAGGCCCGGCAGAACGCGCTGGGGCCGCCGGTGCTCGCGGAGCGCGTGCTGTCCGCGCCGCTGCAGGACTTCCGCCTGGTGGTGCTGCCCACGGGCGAGGACCCCGTGGCGAGCGCGTCCACGCGCAACCGCGTCGTGTACGGCGTGCTCCTGGGCCTGTTCTACCTGACGCTCACCTTCGGCGTGGGCTACACCGCGCGCGTGCTCTACCGCGAGGCGCGCCTGTCCCGGATGAAGACGGACTTCGTGTCGCTGGTGAGCCATGAGCTGCGCACGCCGCTCACCTCCATCCGGATGTTCATCGAGACGCTGGCCCTGGGCCGGCTGAAGGACCCGGCGCAGCAGCAGGAGGTGCTGGACCTGCTCACGAAGGAGACCGAGCGCCTGTCGGACCTCATCGAGCGGGTGCTGGACTGGGCGCGCATCGAGAGTGGCCGCAAGGTGTACCAGCGCGAGTCGCTCCCGGTGACGAACGTGGTGGACGCGGCGGTGGCGGCCTTCCGCACGCAGCGCCACGGCGACGGCATGGAGTTCACCGTGAACGTGGAGGACGGGCTGCCCCCTGTCGAGGTGGACCGGGTCGCGGTGGCGGGCGCGCTGCTCAACCTGTTGCAGAATGCCTACAAGTACAGTGGGCCCACCCACCGCAGAATCGCCCTCCGGGCGCGCAGAGACGGCGGACACGTGAACCTGTCGGTGGAGGACAACGGAGTGGGAATCGCCAGGAAGGACCTCAAGCGCATCTTCGAGCGCTTCTACCGGGTGGACAACCTGCTCACGCGCAAGACGGAGGGCAGCGGCCTGGGGCTCGCCATCAGCAAGCGCATCGTGGACGCGCACGGCGGCCGCATCTCCGTGAAGAGCGAGCCCGGCCAGGGAAGCTGCTTCACCATCCAGCTGCCGGTGGGCCACGAATGA